The nucleotide window AGGCGGCGGCATCGCGCCCGCGCGCCCGCAGCTCCTCGGCGACGGCCCGGGCCGAGAGCGTCTCGCTCACTTCGCCCGTGATGCTGTAGATCGGATCGTCGCCCACCTCCGCGATCGCGGTGCGATCCGCCGCCATCAGCGCGTCGACGTAGTCGTCCTGGAAGAGCTTCCGCCGGCTCGTGTTCGTGCGCGGCTCGAGGAGCGCGACGACTCGGCTTCCCACGTGGCGCTGGGCGATCGCTTCGATCGTGCCCTTCACGGCGGTCGGATGGTGGGCGAAGTCGTCGATGACCGTGACGCCGGCGGCGACGCCGCGGACCTCCTGGCGTCGCTTCACGCCCTGATGGTGGGGAAGTGCGGCGGCCAGCTCCGCGACCGGAACCCCCTCCGCCGTGAGGGCCGCGAAGACGCCGGCGACGTTTTCCGCGTTGTGGGCACCGAAGAGCGGGCTCATGATCGAGTGGCGTTCGCCGGAGGCGCGATCGGTCAGGGTGAAGCGCAGACCGCCGGCTTCCGGCGTCAGCTCGGAGGCCCACCAGACGATGCCCTCCGGCGGTATCTCGCCCGGGGAGCGCTCGACCCCGTAGCCCACGACCGGGCAGGCCGCGTCCGAGACCACGTCGCGCACGCCGTCGTGGGCGAGCGCCGCCACGATCCGGGCGTCCGGCGCGAGACTCCCGACGAGCTCGCGGAACGCCTCCTTCACGTGATCGAGGTCGCGGTAGATGTCCGCATGGTCGAACTCGACGGAGGTCAGGATCAGGGTGTCCGGCTTGTAGTGCAGGAATTTGGGCGTCTTGTCGAAGAAGGCCGTGTCGTACTCGTCGCCTTCCACCACGAAGTGCTCGCCCTCCCCTTCGCGGAAGGAGCCGTCGAAGTCGAGGCTGATCCCGCCGACGAGGAGCGACGGCTCTCGGCCCGTCGCGAGAAGCAGCTGCGCCGCCAGGTTCGTCGTCGTCGTCTTCCCGTGGGTCCCGCTGACCGTGATGCAGTGGCGCCGCGCGATCGCGAGCTCGTAGAGGGCATCGGAGAAGGAGCGGTAGGGCACACCGGAATCGATCGCAGCGACCGCTTCCGGGTTGTCCGCGCGGACCGCGTTGCCGATCACGACCAGGTCCGGCGCGAGACCGCTCGGCCCGGGCTCGAGATGCGCCGGGTCGAAGCCCTCGTGGGGCGTGATCCCCCAATCCGCCAGCGCCGTCGACATCGGCGGGTAGAGCTTCTTGTCCGAGCCCGTGACCTCGATCCCGCGCGCCTTGACGAGTCCGGCGAGCGAACCCATGCCCGTCCCGCCGATCGCGACGAAGTGGACGCGGCGGAGGGCGTCGGCGTCGAAGGGTCGCTGAGGGTCCGGCGTCGCGACGCCCATCGCTGGCCTCAACCCGCCGTGAAGGCGTCGACGATCGCGTCGTGGATCTTCGGCCGGAGGGTGAACTTGCTCCGCTTCACGACCTGATGGATCCGGTTCGTGAGCATCACGACGATCAGCTCGCGCTCGAGATCGATCCAGAGCGACGTTCCCGTGAAGCCGGTGTGGCCGACCGACTTTTCGCTGAAGAGCTCGCCGGAGGTCGACACGCCCTTGGTCGGGGTATCCCAGCCGAGCGCCCAGTCCGAGGACTCGGGCAGGGACTGCTTCTCGCAGAACTCGCGGACCCGCTCCGGCGGAAGCGACTCGTTCCGCCCGTGAAACGCGTCGAGGAAGAGCTGACCGAAGCGCATCACGTCGTCGGCGGTGGAAAAGAGGCCGGCGTGGCCCGCGACGCCGCCCATCGCGGAGCAGTTCGGGTCGTGGACCTCGCCCCAGACGATCCGTTCGCGCCAGGCACAGTTCTCGGTCGCCGCGACCCGGCGGCGGATCGCCTCGGGCGCCGCCTGGGAGCCGTCGACGGGGATCGGGAAGAAGCGCGTATCGACGAGCCCGAGGCGCGTGAAGATCCGCGACTCGCAGAACTCGTCGAAGGGCTGCTTGGCCACCTCTTCGACGAGGGCCGACAGCGTGATGAAGTTGAGATCGCCGTAGACGGCCGCGGCCCCGGGCTCGTGGACCGGCGCGCTTCGCAGCACGCGGTCGACGATCCAGGCCTTGCCCTCGGGCGTCCCGATCAGGCGTTCGCCGGTCTTGCGTTCCTTCTGGATCAGCAGATCGTGGAACTCACGGACGGGCTTGAGGCCCGCGGAGTGCGTCAGGAGGTGGCGGATCGTGACCTCCTCCTTCCCTCGTTCGGCGAACGTCGGCAGGACCTTCGCGACCGGGTCGTCGAGGGCGATCGAGCCCTCTTCGACGAGCAGCATGATCGCCGTCGTGGTCGCGATCGGCTTCGTCAGCGATGCGAGGTCGAAGATCGTGTCCCGGCGCATCGGCAGCCGCTCGGGCCGCGCCGCCGCGAGCCCGCGGACCCAGGCGTACTCGAGGATCTCGCCCTCGCGCGGCATCCGGGCCAGCACGACCGCGCCCGGGATCTCCTGCTTCTCGATCGCCTTGTCGAGCGCGGTCTCGACCTTGCCGAGCTTGCGCTCGATCAGACTCCGCTTCATGCGTGCCTACCCCCCCGTTCGACGCGGACCCTACCGCGAAGTGACCGCGGCTTCCAGAAGCTCGAGCTCACCCCGCGCCCCGTCGAGGGCCGCCCGTCCGGCGAAGGGCCAGGGGCGGTTCTCGGCGCCGTGACCGAAGGGCAGCCCGGCGACCACGGGCACGCCGAGGGGCCCGAAGACCTCCTCGCAGAGGCGCTCCACCGTCCACTCCGGGGCCCGCTCGTCGTCGCAGTCGGTGAAGCTGCCGAGGGCCACACCGACCAACCGATCGAGCTTTCCGGCCGCCTTCAGCTGCTGGAGCATCCGATCGACGCGGTACGGGAGCTCGGTCACGTCCTCGAGCATCAGGATCGAGTCCCGCGTGTCGATCTCCCAGGGCGTCCCGAGACTCGCCACGCAGACCGTCAGCGAGCCGCCGACGAGGCGCCCTTCCCCCCAGCCGTCGGCCATCGTCTTGCCCTCGTAGCGCGGCAAGGGCCCCGTCCCCTGGAGCGCGCGCACGAGCGCCGAGCCCGCCTCGCCGTCCAGGGTTCCCGGCTTCTCG belongs to bacterium and includes:
- a CDS encoding Mur ligase family protein; translated protein: MGVATPDPQRPFDADALRRVHFVAIGGTGMGSLAGLVKARGIEVTGSDKKLYPPMSTALADWGITPHEGFDPAHLEPGPSGLAPDLVVIGNAVRADNPEAVAAIDSGVPYRSFSDALYELAIARRHCITVSGTHGKTTTTNLAAQLLLATGREPSLLVGGISLDFDGSFREGEGEHFVVEGDEYDTAFFDKTPKFLHYKPDTLILTSVEFDHADIYRDLDHVKEAFRELVGSLAPDARIVAALAHDGVRDVVSDAACPVVGYGVERSPGEIPPEGIVWWASELTPEAGGLRFTLTDRASGERHSIMSPLFGAHNAENVAGVFAALTAEGVPVAELAAALPHHQGVKRRQEVRGVAAGVTVIDDFAHHPTAVKGTIEAIAQRHVGSRVVALLEPRTNTSRRKLFQDDYVDALMAADRTAIAEVGDDPIYSITGEVSETLSARAVAEELRARGRDAAAFAGIDEIVDWVVSGRRDGDVVLVMSNGAFGGIWEKLLAALEAAD
- a CDS encoding beta-lactamase family protein; the encoded protein is MKRSLIERKLGKVETALDKAIEKQEIPGAVVLARMPREGEILEYAWVRGLAAARPERLPMRRDTIFDLASLTKPIATTTAIMLLVEEGSIALDDPVAKVLPTFAERGKEEVTIRHLLTHSAGLKPVREFHDLLIQKERKTGERLIGTPEGKAWIVDRVLRSAPVHEPGAAAVYGDLNFITLSALVEEVAKQPFDEFCESRIFTRLGLVDTRFFPIPVDGSQAAPEAIRRRVAATENCAWRERIVWGEVHDPNCSAMGGVAGHAGLFSTADDVMRFGQLFLDAFHGRNESLPPERVREFCEKQSLPESSDWALGWDTPTKGVSTSGELFSEKSVGHTGFTGTSLWIDLERELIVVMLTNRIHQVVKRSKFTLRPKIHDAIVDAFTAG
- a CDS encoding LD-carboxypeptidase — its product is MPSLRRPRAIRPGARIALAAPAGPLDPDALESGRTRLRGLGFEVVTRDDVLDRDGYLAGSDARRADELMGFVNDPDVDAIVCARGGYGCHRIIERLDADAFRKAAKPLVGYSDITTLLLWQRKKAGLLGIHGPMCEKPGTLDGEAGSALVRALQGTGPLPRYEGKTMADGWGEGRLVGGSLTVCVASLGTPWEIDTRDSILMLEDVTELPYRVDRMLQQLKAAGKLDRLVGVALGSFTDCDDERAPEWTVERLCEEVFGPLGVPVVAGLPFGHGAENRPWPFAGRAALDGARGELELLEAAVTSR